The genomic window AAGCTTTAACATCCCACTCTAAAGGATCTAATACATCTCCCTGACCTTCAAATCGCTTTTCAAACATTGGGTGATCATTTACATAATTTAGTATCGTGAACCAATGTCCTGGTGGAGTTTCTGAACTTGGTCCATCAGCCCAAAACTCGGCTAGCACTCTAGTGTAATCACCTCTTGGCACCATATTAACCTCATATGGATTACCGGTTACAGGATTTATTGAATATCCGTTACTATTGAATCCACCATCAAAGAAATTATAAAAGTTAGGATATTCTGTATAACTGGTTGGGAAGTTACTTATATCAACATTACCTATTGAATTTGGTGAAATATCCCACATAACACCGTCTGCTTGATCTAAATGGGATTGCCATACCGACACCATAGAAAATCCCCATTTATAGGCATCACTTGCTGCATTTTCTTCTGTTAAACTTATGTAAGGAGGATCTGTAGGGTCGTGAAACACGTGGTAATTATTCCCTTCTCGCTGATAAGTAACTCTATCTTCTTCAGTAAGAGCAAAACCATATACATTTCCCCATTCAGGACTTAAAAATGGAGGTACATTGCTATCTATAATATTTCCGCTTTGATCAATAAAAGATTCTAAACCTAAAGGTTGCCAACGGTTTGGGTCTTGAATAGGCGGATTATTATTATCATCTAATGCATAAGCCTGATTTGCTGGTTGATAATACGCATTATCATAGCCTGTTGCCTCCCTAGAACCATCCTGCAGTCCATAATCTATTATTGACTGTGCTATAAAATTACCTAGTGCTGCAGCATCCCCATCTTCATACATTAAAGATGTATTATTGATATCGTAACCCAACTTCTCCATTAACAAATCAAATCTTGCTTGAGTTTCTTCAAGTCCTGGAGAATACTGAAAACGATGAGTCATCAAACGATACATGGCATAGCTGATAGCCTTACTTACCGAAGTGTCCAAATCTTCATTTGGCGTAAAATCTTCTAAAACAGTGGAAAAACCATGAACTGTATTTCCTATAAAATAAGGAGTTGCAATATCGTCATAGATTGCCCAAGCATCATACATTGCAATACCAGTGTGAAATAAGTTTCTTGCATGTACTGTAGGCCTTGCAAAATCTTTTCTAATGGCTTCCAGCAAAGCTTCATTCCATAATCTTGAAATTGAAATATCTTCTGGCAGATTGTCAACTCCTAGCTCCACATCTATTGCTACTTCTTGACTGGAACACTGATCGTCTGTTTCTGTAATAGCAACGCTTCCAAATTCTTCTAAATGCCACCTAACAGTTATTGAATTTGTTCCCTGACCACTTACTAATTCACCACCAGAAACAACCCAATTTGCAGTAGAACCAGCGGCAATATTATAAGTATAAGTTTCCGTTCTTAAAAAAGACGAACTTGTATTACCAACAATAGTTTGAGAAGGCAAATACATACATGAGCCATCATCTAATGTTGCATCTGGATTGTAGTTACAAGACGAAGGATCTGTACATCCATAAATCTTTTGACTTGGTTGAATACTTAAAACCTCTAGACCACTACCTTCGGTTAATTTTACAGTAGTGTTTGAAGATAAGTTAGGATAATTTTCTACTAGTCCTGATGGCCATTTTACCTCTAAACTTAAGATTTCGCTTGTACCGTTTAAGCCAAAATGTATTGCTTTTAGACTTTGCCCCAAAAAGCCAACTCCCGTATAATAACGCTTTAACGTTCCGTTGGTAGTTGTTAATGTTAATGTTGTCCCAATTGCATCTCTGTTAGATGTTGTGCCTTGCAAATGAACTTTAAACCAATTTAAATTTGTTTCAGTATCATCGAAGTTTAAAAGTTTATTTTCATAAAAAATGATTGAACCATCACCATTTGTAATTAATAAATCTGAATCTCCATCATTGTCATAATCAAAATCTAAAACCTCAACACTTTCAGTGCTCCCATTAACACCTATCTCTACGGAAGCATTTTCAAAGGTTGGTTGTCCTTGACTATGAAGGTTTCTGTAATAGACATTTTGCTCTGGTCCATTACTCTCAAAACCATTAGCAATAAACAAATCCTCATCACCATCTAAATCGAAATCTGAAAATTTTGTTCCCCAAGCCCAACCTGTGTCTGAAACACCATAAGTAGTTGAAACATCAGAATAATTATTAGATCCATTATTTTGAAAGAGTAAATTTTCATCTATTCCTGTGTTGAAAAAATCAAAATCACCGTCATTATCAAAATCTCCTATAGCCAGACCTTTACCATCAATCATATTATCTAATCCATAGGTAACTGCCTCTTCAGTAAAAGAAGTACCATTTTGATTGATGTATAGATAATTTGAATCCTCAGGATAGTTGGTAACGATTACATCCATCCAACCATCATTATTTATATCAAAAGGAAATGAAGTGTAACTACTACTTGACGTTGTTTCTGTAAGACCTAATTCTGCAGTAACATCCGTAAATGTATTGTTACCATTATTTTTATATAAGGAGTTTGAGCCACAATAACCCCAATCTGATATATAAATATCTAATAGTCCATCATTGTCATAGTCAAACCAAGTTGCACCTGTGTTTATACAATCATTGGTTGCGCCAAAACCCGAAATTTCGGTAACATTGGCAAACGTACCATTACCAAGATTTCTCCATAATTGAACCTTTAGAGAGTAGGTTAAAAACAAGTCTGGAAAACCGTCATTATTATAATCTCCCCAAGATGCACTATACTTATAGCCTTGTTGAGCTAATGAAGATTGTACATCTTCTTCTGCTGTAAGTAACTCAACCAAACCTGATGTTTCTGTTACATCAGTAAATGAACCATCATTATTATTTTTATATAAACGACTATAACTAGTTACATCTTCAGAATTCTCAATTGAGTTTGCCACAACAAAAATGTCTAAATCATTATCCCCATCGTAATCTGCAACTGCAACTCCATTGTTATTTTGTAATATTCCCAAGCCAACAAGACTTTCTATTCTTTCAAAAGATTGGCCAGAAATAATACTACTAAATAAAAACAAACAAGCTAAGGGGTAATATTT from Winogradskyella sp. MH6 includes these protein-coding regions:
- a CDS encoding FG-GAP-like repeat-containing protein; amino-acid sequence: MNKYYPLACLFLFSSIISGQSFERIESLVGLGILQNNNGVAVADYDGDNDLDIFVVANSIENSEDVTSYSRLYKNNNDGSFTDVTETSGLVELLTAEEDVQSSLAQQGYKYSASWGDYNNDGFPDLFLTYSLKVQLWRNLGNGTFANVTEISGFGATNDCINTGATWFDYDNDGLLDIYISDWGYCGSNSLYKNNGNNTFTDVTAELGLTETTSSSSYTSFPFDINNDGWMDVIVTNYPEDSNYLYINQNGTSFTEEAVTYGLDNMIDGKGLAIGDFDNDGDFDFFNTGIDENLLFQNNGSNNYSDVSTTYGVSDTGWAWGTKFSDFDLDGDEDLFIANGFESNGPEQNVYYRNLHSQGQPTFENASVEIGVNGSTESVEVLDFDYDNDGDSDLLITNGDGSIIFYENKLLNFDDTETNLNWFKVHLQGTTSNRDAIGTTLTLTTTNGTLKRYYTGVGFLGQSLKAIHFGLNGTSEILSLEVKWPSGLVENYPNLSSNTTVKLTEGSGLEVLSIQPSQKIYGCTDPSSCNYNPDATLDDGSCMYLPSQTIVGNTSSSFLRTETYTYNIAAGSTANWVVSGGELVSGQGTNSITVRWHLEEFGSVAITETDDQCSSQEVAIDVELGVDNLPEDISISRLWNEALLEAIRKDFARPTVHARNLFHTGIAMYDAWAIYDDIATPYFIGNTVHGFSTVLEDFTPNEDLDTSVSKAISYAMYRLMTHRFQYSPGLEETQARFDLLMEKLGYDINNTSLMYEDGDAAALGNFIAQSIIDYGLQDGSREATGYDNAYYQPANQAYALDDNNNPPIQDPNRWQPLGLESFIDQSGNIIDSNVPPFLSPEWGNVYGFALTEEDRVTYQREGNNYHVFHDPTDPPYISLTEENAASDAYKWGFSMVSVWQSHLDQADGVMWDISPNSIGNVDISNFPTSYTEYPNFYNFFDGGFNSNGYSINPVTGNPYEVNMVPRGDYTRVLAEFWADGPSSETPPGHWFTILNYVNDHPMFEKRFEGQGDVLDPLEWDVKAYFILGGGMHDAAVSAWSVKGWYDYIRPISAIRSMAERGQSTDNTLDNYHVGGIELIDGYIEVVEAGDPLAGFANQHVGKIKLYTWKGHDFIGDTETDQAGVGWILAEDWYPYQRPTFVTPPFAGYVSGHSTFSRTASELMTMMTGSEFFPGGLGEFVAKANEFLEFEEGPSVDVVLQWATYKDASDQTSLSRIWGGIHPPADDIPGRFIGHEIAGDTFDFAVPYFYGSLSVDDFDLNMHVYPNPVTNNEITITNTNGSETIELYDVGGRKIQSYSSVFNIINNSTNLILRDFDTGVYVLKIIRDNKSFTKKILVL